The DNA region tgtttttttttttttttggtcttgcaACTCTCATAACGGTCTTATCTCTCTCTAaagtcactctctctctctctctctctctctctctacaactCTGCTGTGAAGTGTGCTTCTTTGAATTGGTATTGGAACTTGGGTATTGTGAGATGGAAGTTAAATCGGTGTCCGGAGAATCTTCGGAACGGGAAAACTGGGATATAATATTCAAGAGTTTGGTCAAGATTATACAGACGAAGCAAGACCAAGTCGAAGCGCTTCTCAAAGATATGAAGATGATTGAAAGTTCTATCAAGACTAAGTGCGAGAATTGGCTAATTGATGTTCGGAATTACGAAGATCGACTCTCTCTGGTAAAAACCCCCTTTTTGATTCCTGATTTCCGataaagttagggttttttagGGTTTCGCATCTCTGCTTAACAGTTTTGAAGTTTAATGTAATTTAATTGGTCTGAAATTTCTCATTGTTACAGATGAGGAAAGAAATTGAAGCGACGAAGAAGATGCAGTCGCTTGAGACCTCTAAATGCAATCTCTTGTGCGGATTAAAGGACAGCGATCGTTCTCTTTGCAATTTGAAGTTGGGTAAGTGACTATTTTGGTAAAGATTTTATAATCAAGTTCGCTCCTTTTGTTTCCTACGGACTAATAgtaattaataaagttttaatctttgtttCATGGAAAATGCAGAACAGACGATGGATGAGTTAAAGGACTTTAAGGCTTGGTTTGATTTCCTCACTCTGAATACAACAAATGTAAgtcaaagttttaaattttgtaagcTACTGTAGGCTTTTTGGTTTTAGGAACtcatatataaatgtgtatGTGCAGGATGAAAGTGGCAGCTCAGAAGGTTCGGCTGTTAAGTCACTGGAGGCAAAAATCAGAAAACTGAAGCTTGAGTATGAGAAGCTTGCTGCTGAAAAGAAATGTGTGGTTTCTGATCTTATACGAGAAAATGGGTTTGCGTGGGAACAGTTCGAACGTATCCACAGTGGATCTACTGTCAAGTTAAAGACGAAAGATGATGAGATCGCTCAAGTAAATTCGAAAGTTTCTAGTCTTATATCTTATCAAGAGCAGCTTCAGTCAGCTAATCAAGAGAAGGATGAGACTATCTCAAGGTTAAAGGCTAAGATGGCTGAAATGGAGACGAATTCTACTAAGAAAGATGAGGAGATCTCTAAACTCTCACGGGATCTGGAGTCTTTGAAGAAGTCTCGTGGTTTTACACCGGTTTTAACTCGATGCACAAAACTTGAAAAGAGTAGCAATGGAAATACAGTGGGATCACATATAACTGCTAAGAAAGAGAAGtctgcttcatcatcatctactgAAAAGGtagtttataaatttgaatatgcTTGTGGTGTCTATGTTTTTAAATAGAACAGAATTACAATATTTGATTAGTTtcaatcatcaacagaagataCACATCTTgatttacattgtttttttttatatatcaggTAAGCAAAAACTCAAAGAGGAAAAGAGTGAACACAACGTCGGACTCAGTTTCAGAAATCCCAAAGCTGTTCACTTCGACTTTTAGACTTCCCAAGTTGAAGTCTCCATCTTCTGGAGCCATATAAGATTATCTTTCAGTAGGGAACTTAGTGTATATTTTGCAACTGACCACACCCCATTAGCTTATTTAACAAGTTCTTGAGAATTATCCCCCCTACTCCAGCATTGATTTAGTTAGGAAACTCATAGTAGCTgtctttattttctctatattaTTGTGTCTTGAAGCTTAATCAGAGGAGGAGGCAGCAATGGCAGAACATTTGGCAATGCAACAAAGATTTCAAGCGGCTTTGAAGAAGTGTGATTTCCcggttttattttgattgtagctgatagtttctttctttttgtatgactttgatattttaaataagatcatatggcttcttcttctcttggtttatatattgtttgtagAGAGCCACTGAGCTTCACACCAAATCAAATCCATCTCATTCGGTTCAGAAGAgacttgaaccaaaccgaagtCAGAAATAGAAATTTTGGTCCGGTTCAATGAAATGTGAGATTTAGCATTTTGGTATAGAAGATGAAACGACACCGTCCCAAGCatccttttatttttggattagGGCACAATTGACGGAGGAGGAACACAGCGGTTGGTTTCTTCTCCTCAaatcaaatctcccaaaaaaatTCCAGTAAAGGTTtcgaatttttgtttgattgaagaAGATGCCATCGGAGGATTCGAAAGCTATGAATAAAGAGGAGGCTGAGGAAGACAATAAGAGCTTGAGTTCTCTTGCGAAGAAGAAACTCACGAACGACAACAATGCTGGTtcgaagagattgaagaaggaagacgatgatgatgacaaaCCCATCAGGTTATCTTCATCTGGATCTCGTTCAAAGCCgccagtgaagaagaaggaggagattgatgatgaagacgatgagAAGATTCATGTTTCTAAGAGGAATTCCTCTGTTGCTGTCTCAAAGGTTCGATtcttatttatctttctctctctctgtttgcaTATAAATTAAGAGAATGGTGAGAAATTTGATTTAGCATTGTGTTGATGATGagtctctctatctatctctggttttaggagaagaagaaaacagaggaagaagaagaaccaaagaaaaagagagaaaggaaagtATATGATTTGCCTGGTCAGAAGAGAGACCAACCTGAAGAGGTAGCTTTTTGggctgctctctctctctttctcttgacTTTTAGATTTCTTGGCCAATTCGTTTGAagtttttctcttgtttttttttttttgcaattctGCAGAGAGATCCACTTCGGATTTTCTACGAGTCACTTTACAAGCAAATTCCCACTAGCGACATGGCTCAGATTTGGTGAGCTCTTATATTACTTTGTCTTCCCTGCATTGTTCTGCaacttaaaaaatgtttacaCATATGTATTGTTTTGGTAATGTATCTGATCATTTGTCTTTGATCACTCCATGTGTAAGCTGAGTCCTACACCAAGTTGATTTATTCCTTTGGGACATAATGCCtacttgtgtttgatttttgatggTCCCTTGTGTTTAGTGCCACGGTTTTAAGCTCACATGAATCTTGAACATCACAAAGCATTGTTAAATCTGGGATGGTTATTGTGTGGGGGTCTGTTCATCATTTGCTTTTAGCTTGCTCTGATTATTTGAAACCGTTTTGTGTTTATGATCACAGGTTGATGGAGTCTGGTTTGCTTCCAGCTGAAAAAGCAAATAAAGTTCTTGAGAAGAAACTGCAAAAGGGTGGAAAGTTCAGTTCTCCTACAAAATCTGCAGCTTCTACTCCGAGAAGCAACAACAAATCCGTGCCCGTGAAGAAGGAGGCAAAAAAATCACCTTCTGAAGCATTGTCAGACAAAAAGAAGGGAACTGCTGTTTCGAAACCAGCcacgaagaagaggaagaagaactcCGATGATGTTAGTGATGACGACTCAGATGATGATTTTGTGGCTAGCAGAGTCTCTAAAAAACCTAGAGCCAAGTAGTTGGAGTTATAAGACTGAATTTGTAATCGGTTATTAGTGACTCAATTTGTAGATTCCTTAAAGGGGACGAATTCTTGAAGAGTAATGGAAGAGTTGGCAGATTGTTTCTGATCTTATTGCACTAACTTGATACATGCACACTTGTCCTGCGTTCTAGAATCATATGAGTGTTGTCTGATTATTaagcaaaatagaaaaaaactaagAGGTAGCCCCTGGCTTAGAACATGCATGATGGTcgctcttttgtaaaccccatGATTCTGACTTAGTGGAAAAGCCGTGGAACTGATCTTTGAGGCACTTTGCCTTGGAGCTTCAGTCTTCGATAGGACTCTCTGATATGGCAAGGTCTAATAGGTCTTATTaacaaaacttttataaaaactattcttcaattttaaaaaaaaaatcataaactaaaatagaaaatatatgataccCAAAAATATGGAAACTCAAACTTTCTTTATAACAATTTTGCCAACAAcaagtaacaaaacaaaacacattaaaataaattccCATTTTTTGAGTGTcttacaatcaaattttaaaagatagatAATCAAAGAGTCGTTTCATTTAGTATAGATGTTTTGATTTGATCACTGATGGATCAAGTCTAATAAGCTTCCTCACCTTCAACTTCTTCATCCTCATAtacttcttcatcctcatcagcTGTAGCGTCTTGGTACTGTTGGTATTCGGCGACCAAATCATTCATATTGCTTTCAGCTTCCGTAAACTCCATTTCGTCCATACCTTCTCCTGTGTACCAATGCAGAAACGCTTTACGCCTGAACATAGCCGTGAACTGCTCGCTCACTCTCCTGAACATTTCTTGGATCGACGTCGAGTTACCAACAAAGGTCGCCGCCATTTTGAGTCCCTTTGGTGGGATGTCACAGACGCTGGATTTCACGTTGTTTGGGATCCACTCAACGAAGTAAGAAGAGTTCTTGTTCTGTATGTTTATGATTTGCTCATCCACTTCTTTTGTGCTCATCTGTCCTCTGAATATAGCCGAGGCTGTGAGGTAGCGTCCGTGACGTGGATCAGCTGCACACATCATGTTTTTGGAGTCCCACATTTGTTGAGTCAGCTCAGGGACTGTGAGTGAGATGTATTGTTGCGAGCCACGTGAAGTGAGCGGCGCGAAACCTACCATGAAGAAATGGAGACGTGGGAATGGGATTAGGTTCACAGCGAGTTTCCTGAGGTCAGAGTTTAGCTGTCCAGGGAACCTTAAGGAGCAAGTCACACCACTCATTGTTGCAGAGATCAAATGGTTCAAGTCTCCAACTACATCATCATGCAAAATATGAAGATTTAGTTTTAAACAGATTTTGAAAATATCAAGATTGagttttaaatacattttgaaAATATCAAGATTGagttttaaatacattttgggTTAGTGGGATAAGAAGGATTCAATGGTACTTACAGCTAGGAGTGCTGAGTTTGAGGGTACGGAAGCAGATGTCGTAGAGAGCTTCATTGTCGAGGACCATGCATTCATCAGCGTTCTCAACAAGCTGGTGGACAGAGAGGGTTGCATTGTAAGGCTCAACGACTGTGTCAGAGACTTTTGGAGATGGGAAAACAGAGAACGTGAGCATCATTCTGTCTGGATACTCCTCTCGGATCTTTGATATCAATAGAGTTCCCATCCCAGATCCAGTCCCTCCTCCCAACGAGTGGCACACCTGAAACCCTGTAATATATTGCAGCCNTCATCATGCAAAATATGAAGATTTAGTTTTAAACAGATTTTGAAAATATCAAGATTGagttttaaatacattttgaaAATATCAAGATTGagttttaaatacattttgggTTAGTGGGATAAGAAGGATTCAATGGTACTTACAGCTAGGAGTGCTGAGTTTGAGGGTACGGAAGCAGATGTCGTAGAGAGCTTCATTGTCGAGGACCATGCATTCATCAGCGTTCTCAACAAGCTGGTGGACAGAGAGGGTTGCATTGTAAGGCTCAACGACTGTGTCAGAGACTTTTGGAGATGGGAAAACAGAGAACGTGAGCATCATTCTGTCTGGATACTCCTCTCGGATCTTTGATATCAATAGAGTTCCCATCCCAGATCCAGTCCCTCCTCCCAACGAGTGGCACACCTGAAACCCTGTAATATATTGCAGCCCCATGATTCAAACAATGATTCCATGATAAATGCAGAACCAAAAGTGTTcataaaattaaaccaaacaaaaaaaaaggtgttcaTATATAGACTGAGGAAATTAAACAACATCCATCTATCTAATCACTAGTCTAATTGCTAATTAAAATCAACTAAGACATAACGTTTCTATCCACTAAAGAAAATACAGTAAATATCATCACTCTCCCCAAAACAATGTTTGATGCACTAGTGACTAGTCAATAGTCATAGACTCATAGCTATATTTGAAGTTAAATAATCAATGTATTTTGTATGAACGCATCACGTAAGAACTGACCATACGtgaaataaaaacttaaaaagaaaccACAAAATTCCAAGAAACCAATTTGTAGTAGGACCATTGCATCTTTTTATCCTGCAATCACGGTGCCTTGAAAATGTTGTGATCACGACATCAGAATAATATAATACCATATCTTTCCACAGCTTTATATGATAAaacttcattaaaaaaataaaaatcttgaatagTAAGTAGTATACAAAACAGCTTGGCCCTACCAATAATAAGTGACAACATCCCACTCCACATAAACATTGCACTTGCAGTTCAATTATTTTTGCTGTCCTCACTTGCAAAATACATTAAACGAGACGATTTGATAGATCGAATTATTGAAGAAGAACCCACATGCACACAATTCAATAATGTGGGATAAATTTAACGAGATCATcaaagtaacaaaacaaaaagaataaaaaaataacaaaggaaAATGAATTTAATTGTTGTGTGTAACTCTTACTAATCCGTGATCTATTTATTGAACTCGACTCGTGACTACATTTCTATACTAAGTAGATATCATACTATATGACATGAAGAGATGAATACTATATTAAATCCAAATGATGTAGTTACTACTATACGGATCATGATGTAGAGAACTTCCAActgtaaaattcaaaacaagatATGTAAAGTACCTTGAAGGCAGTCGCAGTTCTCAGCTTCTTTACGAACAACATCAAGAACAGAATCAATAAGTTCAGCACCTTCTGTATAATGACCTTTAGCCCAATTGTTACCAGCACCAGACTGGCCAAAGACAAAGTTATCAGGACGAAAGATCTGACCAAACGGTCCGGATCTGATACTATCCATAGTACCAGGCTCAAGATCCATGAGAACAGCACGAGGAACGTATCTACCACCAGAGGCTTCGTTGTAATAGACATTGATACGTTCAAGCTGGAGATCTGCAGTGTCTCCGTTGTAACGTCCGGTGGCATCGATGCCGTGCTCGTCGCATATGACTTCCCAGAACTTGGAACCAATCTGGTTTCCACATTGGCCACCTTGAATGTGAAGGATCTCTCTCATTGTGTTAGTGTGTGTGTGGGGCGGGCGGTTCACAAGTCACAAGATCAAGAGAGATGGTGAGGAATATGTAAGATGGGGAGTGACagctaatatatataactgTCTTTGTTCTTCACTTCCCTCGCTTAGAGATTTTTATTCTCTGTTTCTCATCCCACCTAACTCTTTCATTTATAATTgtcatatttttacatttttttttcttatttacttgAGATTTGCTGTCCAAGTATACATTATTAAATAAGTTGTTTGACAGAGAGAAGGTCATATTCTTCTTGCCAAATTTTTGGCCAACCATAATTGAAATCTCTTTTGTAAAATCGAACCATGACTcacaatcatatatatctttcattcaaaaaatatttactttcagaaagaaaaaaatgggatCGGATCGGTAATACTATTATATGTTTAACATTGCCAAAAGAAAAGGTTGACATAATTTGAGATATTTCTTATTCAGTGTTTCCACTAGCAAGGATTGAGCAACTTATTAGAGCATGCATGTGCATATATTGCCAATATGTTGTTGTCTATATTGCCAATAtgtttatacaaaaacaaaaatttgtaatatttgttttttccccAGTTGTTGAGGGACATAAGCGTAATGGGAACACGTTATGCATAAAAATTGTGTTTATTGAAATACTGTAATTTTGTGATTAATATAGTaaactctatattttttatatctaaaaaaaaacacaagttgtgaaagaaaataattgtgTAAGGCTTTTCAATTTTAGAATTCGTGTCCATTTAAATAAGAAATGGGCTTAAAGTTGAGCCCAATAACTAAGTAAACGCCGAcgtattaattttaaaaaaaaaaccctagagttcGCTTCATCGTCCCTATATAATAAGCCAAACCTAATTTACAACAAAGAACATCGCCGGgatatcaaact from Camelina sativa cultivar DH55 chromosome 3, Cs, whole genome shotgun sequence includes:
- the LOC104776115 gene encoding uncharacterized protein DDB_G0283697 — its product is MPSEDSKAMNKEEAEEDNKSLSSLAKKKLTNDNNAGSKRLKKEDDDDDKPIRLSSSGSRSKPPVKKKEEIDDEDDEKIHVSKRNSSVAVSKEKKKTEEEEEPKKKRERKVYDLPGQKRDQPEERDPLRIFYESLYKQIPTSDMAQIWLMESGLLPAEKANKVLEKKLQKGGKFSSPTKSAASTPRSNNKSVPVKKEAKKSPSEALSDKKKGTAVSKPATKKRKKNSDDVSDDDSDDDFVASRVSKKPRAK
- the LOC104776114 gene encoding uncharacterized protein LOC104776114; this translates as MEVKSVSGESSERENWDIIFKSLVKIIQTKQDQVEALLKDMKMIESSIKTKCENWLIDVRNYEDRLSLMRKEIEATKKMQSLETSKCNLLCGLKDSDRSLCNLKLEQTMDELKDFKAWFDFLTLNTTNDESGSSEGSAVKSLEAKIRKLKLEYEKLAAEKKCVVSDLIRENGFAWEQFERIHSGSTVKLKTKDDEIAQVNSKVSSLISYQEQLQSANQEKDETISRLKAKMAEMETNSTKKDEEISKLSRDLESLKKSRGFTPVLTRCTKLEKSSNGNTVGSHITAKKEKSASSSSTEKVSKNSKRKRVNTTSDSVSEIPKLFTSTFRLPKLKSPSSGAI
- the LOC104776116 gene encoding tubulin beta-5 chain, which codes for MREILHIQGGQCGNQIGSKFWEVICDEHGIDATGRYNGDTADLQLERINVYYNEASGGRYVPRAVLMDLEPGTMDSIRSGPFGQIFRPDNFVFGQSGAGNNWAKGHYTEGAELIDSVLDVVRKEAENCDCLQGFQVCHSLGGGTGSGMGTLLISKIREEYPDRMMLTFSVFPSPKVSDTVVEPYNATLSVHQLVENADECMVLDNEALYDICFRTLKLSTPSFGDLNHLISATMSGVTCSLRFPGQLNSDLRKLAVNLIPFPRLHFFMVGFAPLTSRGSQQYISLTVPELTQQMWDSKNMMCAADPRHGRYLTASAIFRGQMSTKEVDEQIINIQNKNSSYFVEWIPNNVKSSVCDIPPKGLKMAATFVGNSTSIQEMFRRVSEQFTAMFRRKAFLHWYTGEGMDEMEFTEAESNMNDLVAEYQQYQDATADEDEEVYEDEEVEGEEAY